Genomic window (Pyrus communis chromosome 13, drPyrComm1.1, whole genome shotgun sequence):
TTCTGTGGGTTTACATTCAGATTTCCTATACAAGTTTACAGCTTTTTTTTTCTAGGTGTGTCAGATTGTGTGATTTATGATGTGCATTTTACCAGAGATTGTACGCGTAACCGGGTTGTATAACCAGAGATTGTACGTATAATCGGGTTGTATATACCCCTCGTTTTATCTCTGTCATCACGTGCCATAGTGATGGGGTGGAGGAAGCACATGTGCCGTGCGATGGCATGTGTGCCCTCCCACATTTTTTTGTCTTCGAGAAATGTTGATATAATCTTGTTAAAATAGTTGCAAAATTTCTCACGAGTTCTTATGtttccttcttcctttctttttatcaaaaataGTCATTGAGATCGGTCTAACTCCTCATTTGGATTTCTCATATAAAGTTGATAGAAGTAgtcctgagattgtccaccgtcTATCATCTTGGGCCTTCTGTGAGAAATCTTTGTTAAATTGggagtatttttgtcaaatcaaccccTTTCCTTGAATTTGTAGTTTCCTTCAATTTAAATGAGATGTTTCACAgaaaaaccaaaatgattgacaaaAGACAATCTCAAGTaccacttctatcaattttaaatctcatgaaccaaagtgaggagttataataatttcaaaGACTATTTTTGCTAAAAAGCCTTTTTTGTGTTATCATTCACTCTCATGTACAACCCTATTAAGTTGCATATATTTTGTTAATACGGATTAGCATTGATACCACAAAAAAGAAGCTTTGAATTTTACAAGGTGCATCTCTTAATTAAATTTCTGGCTTAGCCTCTACCTATAGAGAGAGGACATGGTTACACTCAAGATTTTGCCGGGCTTTAGGGGTACTTACGTGCATGTCTGGATATGTGTCTGGTCAGGTTTCCGGCTTTGTCAAGGGAGAGGGTTGCTGTCGAAGATGAGTTCAAGAAGAGGTGACGGGAATCCGAAAGGAAAGCAGTTGAGTCAGGGTGTAGCAAACATTGGCCTGGACTCGGCACAGGACGATGGAGAATGGGAGGTAATTGGCAAGAAATCCAAGAACAGAAGTGGCGGCATATTTGGTCCTCAAAGTTCTAGTTACAAGGCTTGGGGACCGCCACCCCAAGGGGTTCCGAAAACTGGCACGCGCAGTGGTGCTGGTGGTTCACAAGCTGCTCATTCTCAAAAACCAGCTGGAGGAAGAAATGCAAGGCATCCCTATAACAACACAGGTGGTTTTGGAGACAACTTTATGGCCCCGAAAAATGTGATTCCCCCTCCGCTGGACCAAGGATGGAATTGGCAATCTAGAGCTGGCAAGAAAGACAAGAATGTGGTTCCTCCTGCTGCTGTTGCTGAAGATTATGATGACGAGGACAACTCTGATCCTCTGAGTGATCTTGACGACTCGGATGATGATCTCTTCAGCGACGAGTTTGACTCTGACTCTAGTGAAAAGAGTCATGGAACTCGAAAGAAGAGTAAATGGTTCAAACAATTCTTGGACACGTTTGATCGTTTAAGTGTGGATGAGATTATTGATCCTGCCAGGCGGTGGCACTGCCCTGCGTGCAAAAATGGTCCTGGAGCAATTGACTGGTACGATGGCATGCAGCCCCTGAAAAGGCATGCAGAAACTAAAGCGGCCAAGCGGGTGAAGCTCCATCGAGAGCTTGCGAAACTTATAGATGCGGAGTTGCAGCTCAAGGGAGCCACTGTTACACCTGTGGGCCAAGTATTCGGCAGATGGGCAGCTCTGAAGGATGAAGAAAAGAATCGCAAAGTTATCTGGCCTCCGATGGTGCTGATCATGAACACAAAACTCAAACTGCAGGATGAATACGACAAGTGGATTGGCATGGGAACCGAGGAGCTTCTTGATTTGTTTGATGATTACCATGCTAGTAAGGCTCGACACTCATATGGTCCGCAGGGAC
Coding sequences:
- the LOC137712496 gene encoding protein SUPPRESSOR OF GENE SILENCING 3-like, whose protein sequence is MVTLKILPGFRGTYVHVWICVWSGFRLCQGRGLLSKMSSRRGDGNPKGKQLSQGVANIGLDSAQDDGEWEVIGKKSKNRSGGIFGPQSSSYKAWGPPPQGVPKTGTRSGAGGSQAAHSQKPAGGRNARHPYNNTGGFGDNFMAPKNVIPPPLDQGWNWQSRAGKKDKNVVPPAAVAEDYDDEDNSDPLSDLDDSDDDLFSDEFDSDSSEKSHGTRKKSKWFKQFLDTFDRLSVDEIIDPARRWHCPACKNGPGAIDWYDGMQPLKRHAETKAAKRVKLHRELAKLIDAELQLKGATVTPVGQVFGRWAALKDEEKNRKVIWPPMVLIMNTKLKLQDEYDKWIGMGTEELLDLFDDYHASKARHSYGPQGHCGMSMLIFEASAIGHFEAERLHRHFAEQGFGRDAWERNPVLFRPGLIRQLYGFLPTKRDLDTFNQHCDDKAGLKFDIKSYQEMVLKPTRQMSLDSEEVIRLKDKLPKEMRLRKDAEETNAILRDKIEKLQDENRLLKQRIKTQLEENKEEMILQEEFYKDVISRPRD